A genomic segment from Brucella pseudogrignonensis encodes:
- a CDS encoding AlpA family transcriptional regulator: MHTDKENLFSDITGSPINFRLLALPEVMRLTGLGRATIYKWMSEGRFPQSLKLGGSSVRWRSDEMEYWISTLPRH; the protein is encoded by the coding sequence ATGCATACCGATAAAGAAAATCTATTTAGCGACATCACCGGAAGTCCAATAAATTTCCGTTTGCTGGCACTGCCGGAGGTCATGCGGCTGACAGGCCTTGGGCGTGCCACCATTTATAAATGGATGTCAGAGGGAAGATTTCCACAATCCCTGAAACTCGGAGGCAGCTCTGTCAGGTGGAGATCTGATGAAATGGAATATTGGATCTCCACACTACCTCGGCATTGA